A single Corticium candelabrum chromosome 16, ooCorCand1.1, whole genome shotgun sequence DNA region contains:
- the LOC134192257 gene encoding stAR-related lipid transfer protein 5-like isoform X2: MSDTDARLQQADAASQKLLDYTREEWKVIKRSSGVVVSCRNVPDRSEKIYKGEGELDVSPEQALHYVTPGNDLPRKQWDSTTKEWREIEKIDKDTVVIQTITKAAMAGFIKAESTDHPQCPPESNHVRGTNLTSGLVCLPMPGEPNRTKLVFLIQSILGGMLPTALVESAMPASIIKFYTELRNALQNAPRWVESDAPRAIASNTMV; this comes from the exons ATGTCCGACACAGACGCGAGATTGCAGCAGGCGGACGCAGCCTCTCAAAAGCTGCTCGACTATACGAGAGAAGAGTGGAAAGTTATCAAGCGCTCGTCG GGAGTCGTCGTGTCTTGTCGGAACGTGCCCGATCGCAGTGAGAAAAT CTATAAGGGCGAGGGCGAATTGGACGTGTCGCCTGAGCAGGCACTTCATTACGTAACACCAGGAAATGATTTACCACGAAAGCAATGGGACTCGACGACAAAG GAATGGAGAGAAATAGAGAAGATAGACAAG GACACGGTCGTCATTCAGACAATAACAAAAGCTGCCATGGCCGGGTTCATCAAGG CTGAGTCTACAGACCACCCACAATGCCCACCCGAGTCCAATCACGTGAGAGGGACCAACTTGACTTCTGGTCTTGTATGTCTACCTATGCCAGG GGAGCCCAATAGGACCAAATTGGTTTTCCTTATTCAGAGTATACTGGGTGGCATGTTGCCTACTGCACTGGTCGAGTCTGCGATGCCTGCTAGCATCATCAAATTCTACACCGAGCTACGAAATGCTTTGCAGAATGCACCGAGGTGGGTCGAGTCGGATGCTCCAAGAGCTATAGCATCTAACACTATGGTGTGA
- the LOC134192257 gene encoding stAR-related lipid transfer protein 5-like isoform X1, with protein sequence MSDTDARLQQADAASQKLLDYTREEWKVIKRSSGVVVSCRNVPDRSEKIYKGEGELDVSPEQALHYVTPGNDLPRKQWDSTTKEWREIEKIDKDTVVIQTITKAAMAGFIKGRDFVDVVSSRRLSDGTRILSAESTDHPQCPPESNHVRGTNLTSGLVCLPMPGEPNRTKLVFLIQSILGGMLPTALVESAMPASIIKFYTELRNALQNAPRWVESDAPRAIASNTMV encoded by the exons ATGTCCGACACAGACGCGAGATTGCAGCAGGCGGACGCAGCCTCTCAAAAGCTGCTCGACTATACGAGAGAAGAGTGGAAAGTTATCAAGCGCTCGTCG GGAGTCGTCGTGTCTTGTCGGAACGTGCCCGATCGCAGTGAGAAAAT CTATAAGGGCGAGGGCGAATTGGACGTGTCGCCTGAGCAGGCACTTCATTACGTAACACCAGGAAATGATTTACCACGAAAGCAATGGGACTCGACGACAAAG GAATGGAGAGAAATAGAGAAGATAGACAAG GACACGGTCGTCATTCAGACAATAACAAAAGCTGCCATGGCCGGGTTCATCAAGGGTAGAGACTTTGTGGATGTGGTGTCGAGCAGGCGTCTGTCCGACGGCACGCGTATCCTTTCCG CTGAGTCTACAGACCACCCACAATGCCCACCCGAGTCCAATCACGTGAGAGGGACCAACTTGACTTCTGGTCTTGTATGTCTACCTATGCCAGG GGAGCCCAATAGGACCAAATTGGTTTTCCTTATTCAGAGTATACTGGGTGGCATGTTGCCTACTGCACTGGTCGAGTCTGCGATGCCTGCTAGCATCATCAAATTCTACACCGAGCTACGAAATGCTTTGCAGAATGCACCGAGGTGGGTCGAGTCGGATGCTCCAAGAGCTATAGCATCTAACACTATGGTGTGA
- the LOC134192254 gene encoding ceroid-lipofuscinosis neuronal protein 6-like isoform X2, with protein MAYNVITPYCLLKLMERSPRKVSSTLSYLAVVFFVMGASIHLVGDSVNHRLVHSGYQLHLSVADNPIMKELKPSTLVHSFELLYFYDEHLGHLMWYIPFFFVLILYFAGSFVSDESIKKHPSMTRLTPQDWLLVIFSATYYWYLVTEGQIFPLFLVSYAIMLLVIAARRQHNLFPDANARFLIYTFGVTLTLVIIWIVFLWNNHDMRRKYPGLLYVPEPWSFYSSCCMSNYH; from the exons ATGGCCTACAACGTAATTACACCATACTGCTTGTTGAAG TTGATGGAAAGATCACCGAGGAAAGTATCATCCACATTGTCATACTTGGCTGTTGTGTTCTTTGTTATGGGCGCCAGTATTCATTTGGTGGGAGATTCGGTAAATCATCGATTGGTGCATAGTGGCTATCAGTTACATCTTTCAGTAGCTGACAACCCAATCATGAAAGAACTCAAACCATCTACATTG GTACATTCCTTTGAGCTGCTGTATTTCTACGATGAGCATCTTGGCCATCTGATGTG GTATATTCcattcttctttgtcttgaTACTCTACTTTGCCGGATCATTTGTGTCGGACGAAAGTATTAAGAAACATCCATCCATGACGAGGCTCACTCCTCAAGACTGGTTACTTGTGATTTTCAGCGCGACTTACTACTG GTATCTCGTCACCGAGGGTCAGATTTTCCCTCTCTTCCTTGTTTCGTATGCCATCATGCTATTAGTCATTGCAGCCAGGCGGCAGCACAATCTATTTCCCGACGCCAATGCTCGCTTCTTGATCTACACATTTGGTGTCACTTTGACCTTAGTCATCATCTGGATTGTCTTTTTGTGGAACAACCACGACATGCGGAGAAAATACCCCGGACTTCTTTACGTACCTGAACCATGGTCATTTTACTCATCGTGTTGTATGTCAAACTACCATTGA